The DNA region AAGGTACGGCAGCGATCGCCTTCTATCACCTGTAAATCTGCGTCTTCAATTTGAATAATTTCCATGATTAATCAATCAAGTTTTTGATTTGGATGGCAAGTTCATTTGTAAGCGTGGCGGTCATCAGTAAGAATGGTGCGATACCTTTGATCTGCTGCAAAACTTTCAGCACAGTAGCAAAAGAACGGTCTGGGTCAAGCAGATGTAATTCATCGAACACTAAGTATGAAGCGAAAATCGCTCCTGAGTTAACATTGGCAGAACCACGACCGACTGAATAGGGAATATTGAGGAAACTGCTTAACATTTGGTCAATTGTGCAGAAGACTATATCACCTTCAAAGCGGGGGTCTTCTGGGTTTTCTCCTGTTTGTAGGGTGACAGTTAGGGAACGGGATGATGGATAAGCCTTTTCCCAATTTGCAACTAATGTTTCAGTCCGTTGGCGGAGACTGTTGGCCAATGTTCGCAGAGGTACAACGTAGATGAGCTTGTTGGGGAAGTCTATATTGAGGGCTTTGGCGAAGAGGAAGGGTGCAATCGCTGTTTCTGTTTTTCCTGAACCTGTTGGTGCGCGGAGTAGGATATCTTGGTGATTGAGGAGTTTAGCGATCGCTTCTCGTTGAAAGTTGCGCGGGGGAAATGTAGTCAGGGTTTGGAAATATTTATCAATCATAATTGATAAAATGAATTAGGATAATTTTTGAGATTGGTCAGTAATTAGTTATAAATTTTCAAATTTATACTACAGTCCTCACTGATTACTGACTATTATTGATTGCTTACTGATTGTGCGAGGAATTATGCTGCTAACTGAACGTCGCGCTGATCGAGTGGTTCTCTACAATATCAGTTGGCAAAAATTTGAGAATTTATTAGTAGACTTAGGTGAAAGTCGTGCAGCTAGGGTAGCTTATGATGATGGTACGTTAGAGATTATGACACCATTAGCAGAACATGAATATTACAAAGAAATAATTGGTGACATTATCAAAGATACGGCTGAAGTTTTAGAGCTAGATTATGAGTGTTACGGTTCAGCTACCTGGAAACGAGAACTAAAAAAGGCTGGGGTAGAATCTGATAATTGTTTTTATTTCCAAAATGAAGCTTTAATTCGAGGCAAGCTCAAGTTTGATTTAAATCAAGACCCACCTCCAGATTTAGCTTTAGAAATTGATGTTACCAGTAAATCTCTAGATCGCTTTCCTATCTATGTACGATTAGGTGTACCTGAAATTTGGTCTTATGACGCTGGAGAAATCAGAATTTACCAATTGCAAGGTGAAGAATATATCCAAACAGAAACAAGTTTAGTATTTTTTAATTTGAATATTCAAGAAATTCCTTCACTAATTGAAAAATACCGTATGGCAGGAAGACGGGTTTTCCGACAAGCAATTAGGGAATGGGTACGAGGACAGATGGGTGAAGAAGGGTGAGGCGATTGCTTCTCGTTGAAAGTTTTATGGTGGAAAAGTAGTTAAACTTTGGAGATGTTGATTTAAACTAAGCTACCTAAGCGCTCGCGTAGCTCTTTTGTTGCTTGTTCCAAATGTTCTGGTGTATAACCTGTAGTTTCCACAGAAACGGCGATATGTTTTTGTTCACTTTCATGTAAATGAATCCAAAATACATGACGCTCATCAGGTGTTTTCCGTGTAGCTGCTTTTACACCATTCTTAGGAGCAGAAAAAGCATTTTTGTCAAAGCGCACATACTCAATCCAAGAAATATTTTGGAGCATTTTTTCTACTTTTTTCCACACCTTTGGTCGATGATGACCGTAGGAATCATCTTGAACTTTGATAATCTTTGATCTATCTAAACCAGATTCAGGTAAATTTGCACGGTTTACTAATACTTGAGGTTGAGCGTTATCAGATAAATATGGTAAGTAAATAAGTGCCTTATATTGTTCGTGAACATAGCATACAGGAACTTTAAAAGTGTTGCCTATTAGTGCCATAACCATTGTTTGGGCTTTAAAACCGCCGGTTGCTGCTAAAGTAACATTTCCCTGCGCTTCTATAATCAATTTTTTTAGAAGTATCGCCATTTTTTCTAATGCCGAACCTGATTCATCTAACTCATAGTTAATTCCTGGAACTGGATGCAAACATACATTTTTTTGAGACAAAACAGTGTGTAAATACTCCTGTATTATCTCAGCACATTCTAAGCCAGATGGAGTATCTGAATGCAATAATATAATTTCATCATTAAAACTGGGATTAAGCCGCCAGATTGTATTTGTTTCGGCACTAACAATTTCTTGATCTATTTCATTCATCCATTTAAGAGCTATTTGCCGATTTCCTATTGTTTTCTGACCAACCCAAGGACGTTTATTCTCTAAATTATCATCACGATTAGTAAGAAGTGAAGTACCTACAGTCATTATCATTGTTTCCATGATATTTTAATTCCCTAAATTTTTAGTAGTTTATTAATGTCTGTCCCATACTTAAACGTGTCTTCATTCCCGTACCAGAAAACCGTGCATATTGAACCAATAAATTAGCCACATTTGCCAGTAAAGGATCAGCACGACTTAAAACTTGTAAAGTTACATTACCAACAAATCCATTTACAAATCCTTTATGTAATTGATAACTTCGTGTTTGAATTTTGTGATTTTTAAGTACAACAACGTTATCAAGATAAGCAATTAATTCATCACTTCCTAAATAAACAGGTGCAAAAGTATTCCAGCGTTCTAACCAACTGCGAAACATTAATGTAGGTAAGGGTAGAGGTAAGTTTGTTCCACACTGAGCAAAAGCTGTAGGTGTAATGAACTGCAACTTATACCTTCTGAATGATTCTGGCTCTTTTGCTACCAAATTTGTATATATTTCTTCATAGTTGGTAATTTCGTCTTGGCGGTTGATGACGTTAAACTTAGCACCAAGGAAATTTAGTGAAGGAGGTAATTCAAGAATAGATATTGCCTTTGCTGCTTTTTCCTGTAAACCGCAAAGGGATAATTGATAAAATTCATCAGGATGAAAAGTTATAAAGTTACCTGATATTGAATAAAATCCCAGAAGTCCTGAAAATGTAGTAGATGGAATTATCTCATTTCCCATTTCTAACCCCATACATTGGTGCAAGTACTTAACTAATTCCAAACTATAGGTACGTGGTAAGATAGTAGGCTCATGTACAGTTAATGTCCAACTAGAGCGAATTAACATAATTATTAAATATGCTTAGATATTGTCCAAAATAGCTATATAACTAGGTCTGAACTTTACAGATCTTCTAAAAGATTCAATCGCTTCTTCCTCGCGGCCAAGAAGATTTGATGTATATCCTCTATATAGCCAAGCCACTGCATAATGCAGATGAAACTGAATTGCTGTATTGAAAGCAATTAAGGCTTCTTCGTAAAAATTTAATTTATATAGTAAAATGCCTTTGTGAAACCAAGCTTCTGAAGATTTTGATTTTAGTTTTAAAGCTTGATTATACGATTCTATTGCGTCATTATACAGATGAAGATAGGTTAGAGTAATACCCATGTTAAACCAGGCTTTATAATGCTTTTCTTGAATATCAATCACTTTTTTATATAGTAATAACGCTGCCTCATGATATTTTCTATTTCTAAGTTCATTAGCCCTTTTATACCAAATATCAGCATAGTTCAACTTAAAAGTTTTTATTTTTATATTTGTTAACTTAGCTTGCAAATAGTTAATATCGCTTAAAACTTCTGATGCTGATTGATAACGATATCTAAAATAACACGATGTCATTTTATCTAAAATATTTGCCAATTCAGGGCTAATATCAGCTTGATGACGCCAGATAAACTCTCCATTATCATCTTTCAAGGGAATAGCACCAATACAAGCTTGTATTACAATAACACCAACTGCATACACATCACTATAAAATCCTGGTCTACCATTTGCTTGTTCATCCGGCATATAATTTTCTTTCCCGATCGCTATCGTATGAGAACGTCTCGGTAATCCTTCATTATCAATTAATATTTGTTTAACAGCCCCAAAATCAATTAAAACTAATTTATTATCTTTTCTTCTCCTAATCAAATTATCTGGGGTAAT from Nostoc sp. UHCC 0302 includes:
- a CDS encoding DEAD/DEAH box helicase family protein, encoding MIDKYFQTLTTFPPRNFQREAIAKLLNHQDILLRAPTGSGKTETAIAPFLFAKALNIDFPNKLIYVVPLRTLANSLRQRTETLVANWEKAYPSSRSLTVTLQTGENPEDPRFEGDIVFCTIDQMLSSFLNIPYSVGRGSANVNSGAIFASYLVFDELHLLDPDRSFATVLKVLQQIKGIAPFLLMTATLTNELAIQIKNLID
- a CDS encoding Uma2 family endonuclease yields the protein MLLTERRADRVVLYNISWQKFENLLVDLGESRAARVAYDDGTLEIMTPLAEHEYYKEIIGDIIKDTAEVLELDYECYGSATWKRELKKAGVESDNCFYFQNEALIRGKLKFDLNQDPPPDLALEIDVTSKSLDRFPIYVRLGVPEIWSYDAGEIRIYQLQGEEYIQTETSLVFFNLNIQEIPSLIEKYRMAGRRVFRQAIREWVRGQMGEEG
- a CDS encoding putative CRISPR-associated protein, with protein sequence METMIMTVGTSLLTNRDDNLENKRPWVGQKTIGNRQIALKWMNEIDQEIVSAETNTIWRLNPSFNDEIILLHSDTPSGLECAEIIQEYLHTVLSQKNVCLHPVPGINYELDESGSALEKMAILLKKLIIEAQGNVTLAATGGFKAQTMVMALIGNTFKVPVCYVHEQYKALIYLPYLSDNAQPQVLVNRANLPESGLDRSKIIKVQDDSYGHHRPKVWKKVEKMLQNISWIEYVRFDKNAFSAPKNGVKAATRKTPDERHVFWIHLHESEQKHIAVSVETTGYTPEHLEQATKELRERLGSLV
- the cas6 gene encoding CRISPR system precrRNA processing endoribonuclease RAMP protein Cas6, with product MLIRSSWTLTVHEPTILPRTYSLELVKYLHQCMGLEMGNEIIPSTTFSGLLGFYSISGNFITFHPDEFYQLSLCGLQEKAAKAISILELPPSLNFLGAKFNVINRQDEITNYEEIYTNLVAKEPESFRRYKLQFITPTAFAQCGTNLPLPLPTLMFRSWLERWNTFAPVYLGSDELIAYLDNVVVLKNHKIQTRSYQLHKGFVNGFVGNVTLQVLSRADPLLANVANLLVQYARFSGTGMKTRLSMGQTLINY
- a CDS encoding protein kinase; translation: MIGKIIGGRYHIIYYLGGGGFGRAYLAKDNNFADDYWCVVKHLQPLLSPLSTMTWETAKRLFDNEAKVLSNLGEYDTVPKLIDYFEENQELYLVEEFIDGHELTEELENIFFDELQIYELLISILEILHFIQKHNVIHRDITPDNLIRRRKDNKLVLIDFGAVKQILIDNEGLPRRSHTIAIGKENYMPDEQANGRPGFYSDVYAVGVIVIQACIGAIPLKDDNGEFIWRHQADISPELANILDKMTSCYFRYRYQSASEVLSDINYLQAKLTNIKIKTFKLNYADIWYKRANELRNRKYHEAALLLYKKVIDIQEKHYKAWFNMGITLTYLHLYNDAIESYNQALKLKSKSSEAWFHKGILLYKLNFYEEALIAFNTAIQFHLHYAVAWLYRGYTSNLLGREEEAIESFRRSVKFRPSYIAILDNI